One Echeneis naucrates chromosome 1, fEcheNa1.1, whole genome shotgun sequence DNA segment encodes these proteins:
- the ugdh gene encoding UDP-glucose 6-dehydrogenase → MFQIKRICCIGAGYVGGPTCSVIAQMCPEITVTVVDVNESRIKAWNSDTLPIYEPGLKEVVESCRGRNLFFSTDIDSAIREADLVFISVNTPTKTYGMGKGRAADLKFIEACARRIVEVSDGYKIVTEKSTVPVRAAESIRRIFDANTKPSLNLQVLSNPEFLAEGTAVRDLKEPDRVLIGGDETAEGQRAIRALCAVYEHWVPKARIITTNTWSSELSKLAANAFLAQRISSINSISALCEATGADVEEVAKAIGMDQRIGSKFLKASVGFGGSCFQKDVLNLVYLCEALNLPEVASYWQQVIDMNEYQRRRFACRIIDCLFNTVTGKKIALLGFSFKKDTGDTRESSSIYISKYLMDEGAKLFIYDPKVLKEQIIHDLSQPSISEDNPERVSELVTVTSDPYEACQSAHALVICTEWDMFKELDYEKIYKKMLKPAFIFDGRRVLDHLHAHLQNIGFQIETIGKKVTATRIPYTPAAVCPRISATEPPTKKAKV, encoded by the exons ATGTTTCAGATAAAAAGGATCTGTTGCATTGGTGCTGGATATGTAGGAGGCCCAACATGCAGTGTGATCGCCCAGATGTGTCCAGAGATCACTGTGACTGTCGTGGATGTTAATGAGTCACGCATCAAAGCCTGGAACTCAGACACTCTGCCAATATATGAG CCGGGTCTGAAAGAGGTTGTTGAATCATGCAGAGGgagaaatttgtttttctctacGGACATAGACTCAGCCATCAGGGAGGCTGACCTCGTCTTTATTTCT GTGAACACCCCAACGAAAACCTACGGGATGGGGAAGGGTCGTGCAGCTGACCTCAAGTTCATTGAGGCATGTGCTCGGCGGATTGTGGAAGTGTCTGATGGCTACAAGATTGTCACAGAGAAGAGCACTGTTCCcgtcagagcagctgagagcaTTAGACGAATATTTGATGCCAACACCAAGCCCAGCCTTAACCTACAA GTGTTGTCCAACCCAGAGTTCCTTGCGGAGGGAACAGCGGTGCGGGATCTGAAGGAGCCAGACCGTGTCCTGATTGGTGGAGATGAAACAGCTGAAGGTCAAAGAGCCATCCGAGCTCTGTGTGCAGTCTATGAACACTGGGTTCCCAAAGCACGAATCATCACCACAAACACGTGGTCGTCCGAGCTGTCCAAACTG gcaGCCAATGCATTCCTAGCACAGCgcatcagcagcatcaacagCATCAGTGCTCTGTGTGAGGCCACCGGAGCTGACGTGGAGGAAGTTGCCAAGGCAATTGGCATGGACCAGAGAATTGGAAGCAAATTTCTCAAAGCCAGCGTGG GTTTCGGTGGAAGCTGTTTCCAGAAGGATGTGCTGAATCTGGTGTATCTCTGCGAGGCCCTCAACCTTCCTGAAGTTGCCTCCTACTGGCAACAG GTGATAGACATGAATGAGTACCAGAGGCGGAGGTTTGCCTGCAGGATCATTGACTGCCTGTTCAACACTGTTACTGGCAAAAAGATTGCTCTACTTGGCTTCTCTTTCAAAAAAGATACAGGTGACACAAG AGAGTCATCAAGTATCTACATCTCCAAATATCTGATGGATGAGGGAGCCAAGCTCTTCATCTATGACCCCAAAGTTCTTAAAGAGCAAATCATTCATGACCTTTCTCAGCCCAGCATCTCAGAGGACAACCCAGAAAgag TGTCAGAGCTGGTCACTGTAACCTCAGACCCCTATGAAGCGTGCCAGAGTGCACATGCATTGGTCATCTGCACTGAATGGGACATGTTTaag GAACTGGACTATGAGAAGATTTATAAGAAAATGCTAAAGCCAGCATTTATATTTGATGGTCGCAGAGTGTTGGACCACCTTCATGCTCATCTCCAGAACATCGGTTTCCAG atCGAGACCATTGGTAAGAAGGTGACAGCGACAAGAATCCCCTACACCCCAGCAGCTGTTTGTCCTCGCATCAGTGCCACTGAGCCTCCCACCAAGAAAGCCAAAGTTTAA
- the pgm2 gene encoding phosphopentomutase codes for MENGSFSTGDTELDRAVRLWLRFDKNPKTVSMVQDLVKDGAVETLKKYFSSRMEFGTAGLRAAMGPGIACMNDLTIIQTTQGFCRYLEKSFSDLKERGVVIGYDARAHPPSGGSSKHFARLAAAVFISQGVPVHLFSDITPTPFVPFTVSHLGLCAGIMVTASHNPKQDNGYKVYWENGAQIVSPHDKEISKAIEENLEPWPESWSTEAALKNPLLKDPYQDIHTEYFKAIQKHCHHRDINKTSKVKIVHTSVHGVGHAFVQSAFKAFELNPPYAVEEQKDPDPEFPTVKYPNPEEGEGVLTLSFALAEREGATVVLANDPDADRLAIAEKQENGQWRVFTGNELGALLGWWMFRCWKQQTSDASVVKNLYMLSSTVSSKILRAIALKEGFHFEETLTGFKWMGNRARDLLDQGKTVLFAFEEAIGYMCSPCVLDKDGVSGAAIAAEMISYLATENISLSQQLTSVYTEYGYHMSKNSYFICHNQDVIRSLFERLRNHDGQKNSYPTECGRFPISAIRDLTTGYDSSQPDKKAVLPVSSSSQMITFTFSNGGVATMRTSGTEPKIKYYTELCTAPGNSDVAYLKKELDELVDAIIENFFEPQKNKLQPKPE; via the exons ATGGAAAACGGCTCCTTCTCAACCGGGGACACCGAGCTGGACCGGGCGGTCCGGCTGTGGCTGCGGTTCGACAAG aaccCCAAAACAGTGTCGATGGTGCAGGACCTGGTGAAGGATGGAGCAGTGGAGACcttgaagaaatatttttcctctaGGATGGAGTTTGGTACAGCAGGTCTGAGAGCAGCCATGGGCCCCGGGATAGCCTGTATGAACGACCTCACTATCATCCAGACAACGCAG GGTTTCTGTCGCTACTTGGAGAAGAGTTTTTCGGATCTTAAAGAACGAGGAGTTGTGATTGGTTATGACGCACGGGCCCACCCTCCCAGCGGGGGGAGCAGCAAACATTTTGCCAGActggcagcagctgttttcatcaGCCAAGGGGTTCCTGTCCACCTCTTTTCTGACATCACCCCTACACCGTTTGTG CCTTTTACAGTTTCCCACTTGGGTCTGTGTGCTGGTATCATGGTTACTGCCTCGCACAACCCAAAACAGGATAATGGCTACAAG GTTTACTGGGAGAATGGCGCTCAGATTGTGTCTCCTCATGACAAAGAAATATCCAAGGCCATAGAGGAAAACTTGGAACCTTGGCCCGAGTCTTGGAGTACAGAGGCTGCCCTGAAGAACCCCTTGCTTAAAGACCCCTACCAGGACATCCACACTGAATACTTCAAAGCAATCCAAAAACACTGTCATCACAG GGACATAAACAAGACTTCAAAGGTGAAAATTGTGCATACATCTGTGCATGGTGTCGGCCATGCATTTGTCCAGTCAGCTTTTAAGGCATTTGAACTTAACCCACCGTACGCTGTAGAGGAGCAGAAGGATCCAGACCCAGAATTCCCCACTGTCAAATATCCCAATcctgaggagggagagggagtcCTG ACATTGTCATTTGCCctggcagagagggagggagccaCTGTGGTTTTGGCAAATGATCCTGATGCTGATCGACTGGCTATTgctgagaaacaggaaaa TGGACAGTGGCGAGTGTTCACTGGGAATGAGTTGGGGGCATTGCTTGGTTGGTGGATGTTTCGCTGCTGGAAACAGCAAACGTCTGATGCCTCTGTTGTGAAGAACCTCTATATGCTGTCGAGCACCGTCTCATCCAAGATATTGCGCGCCATCGCTCTCAAAGAGGGCTTCCACTTTGAG GAAACATTAACAGGGTTCAAGTGGATGGGAAACAGAGCCAGAGACCTTTTGGACCAGGGCAAGACTGTTCTCTTTGCCTTCGAAGAAGCTATAG GATATATGTGTAGTCCCTGCGTATTAGACAAGGATGGAGTGAGTGGGGCCGCTATAGCAGCAGAGATGATTTCCTATCTGGCTACTGAAAACATCAGCCTTTCTCAGCAGCTCACTTCTGTCTACACAGA GTACGGCTACCACATGAGTAAGAACTCCTACTTCATCTGCCACAACCAGGATGTGATCAGAAGCTTGTTCGAGCGTCTGCGCAACCATGATGGCCAGAAGAACTCGTATCCCACTGAATGCGGTCGCTTCCCCATCTCTGCTATACGGGACCTGACCACCGGATATGATAGCAGCCAACCTGATAAGAAGGCT GTTCTTCCTGTCTCCAGTTCAAGTCAAATGATCACCTTTACCTTCTCTAATGGGGGTGTGGCCACTATGAGGACCAGTGGTACAGAGCCAAAAATCAAATACTACACTGAACTCTGTACAGCACCTGGTAACAG TGATGTGGCGTACCTGAAGAAGGAGCTGGATGAGTTGGTTGATGCCATCATTGAAAACTTCTTTGagccacagaaaaataaattgcagcCCAAGCCAGAGTAG